Proteins encoded together in one Lachnospiraceae bacterium JLR.KK008 window:
- a CDS encoding Maf family protein, with amino-acid sequence MDKKQVILASASPRRKELLEQMGLSFRIVPCEKEEIITGVTPKEIVENLSYQKAEDVAQRLQDTGAELQQEGDCGQEAGETMLVIGSDTIVVCDGQIMGKPHSEEEAFAMIQKLQGRTHEVYTGVTIARAGANNIAYDTFSECTSVKVHSMEDEEIRDYLALGESMDKAGAYGIQGGFAVFVEEIQGEYGTVLGLPVAALYQALRRQGVRIRQHENVEHERGEKLRR; translated from the coding sequence ATGGATAAAAAACAGGTGATATTGGCATCGGCCTCACCCCGCAGGAAAGAACTGCTGGAACAGATGGGACTTTCCTTTCGCATTGTGCCATGCGAAAAGGAAGAGATCATAACAGGTGTTACTCCGAAAGAGATCGTTGAAAACCTCTCTTATCAGAAAGCGGAAGATGTAGCACAGCGTCTGCAGGATACAGGGGCTGAGTTACAGCAGGAGGGAGATTGCGGCCAGGAGGCAGGAGAGACAATGCTTGTCATTGGCTCGGACACAATCGTTGTCTGTGATGGGCAGATTATGGGCAAGCCCCATTCCGAAGAAGAGGCGTTTGCCATGATTCAAAAGCTGCAGGGCAGGACACATGAAGTATATACAGGTGTTACGATTGCCAGAGCGGGAGCAAATAACATAGCGTACGATACTTTTAGTGAATGTACCTCTGTGAAAGTGCATTCCATGGAGGATGAGGAGATTCGGGATTATCTCGCTCTTGGTGAGTCTATGGATAAGGCAGGGGCATATGGGATTCAGGGCGGCTTTGCCGTCTTTGTGGAGGAGATTCAGGGAGAGTACGGTACAGTGCTGGGACTTCCTGTCGCGGCGCTGTATCAGGCCCTCAGAAGACAGGGAGTCAGAATCCGGCAGCATGAAAATGTAGAACATGAAAGAGGAGAAAAGTTGAGAAGATGA
- a CDS encoding HAD family hydrolase, producing the protein MKKAVVFDLDGTLSDSIVSIAYCANRVLKKFDLRTFDNDDYKKFVGDGAKELIRRVLCNQETDRTDLCEPVLEEYMKLFAVDCMYEVKPYAGIVELLEELKKRGIRVTVFSNKPHENTCKVIHDLFGDEVFDVVQGQTETIKKKPSPDGVYLISEKLGIPVEDMLYVGDTDTDMQTGKNAGAFTVGVLWGFRDRTELEENHADAIIAHPQELLNYL; encoded by the coding sequence ATGAAAAAAGCGGTTGTGTTTGATCTCGATGGGACGCTGTCAGACAGCATTGTATCGATCGCCTATTGTGCCAACAGGGTACTGAAAAAGTTTGATCTGCGTACATTTGACAATGATGACTACAAAAAGTTTGTGGGAGACGGGGCGAAAGAGCTGATTCGTCGTGTACTGTGCAATCAGGAGACAGACAGGACAGATCTGTGTGAACCGGTTCTTGAGGAATATATGAAGCTTTTTGCCGTGGACTGCATGTATGAGGTGAAGCCATATGCGGGAATTGTGGAACTGCTCGAAGAACTGAAAAAGCGTGGCATCCGTGTGACCGTATTTTCCAATAAACCTCATGAAAATACGTGCAAAGTGATCCACGATCTGTTTGGAGACGAGGTGTTTGACGTTGTACAGGGGCAGACTGAGACGATTAAGAAGAAACCCAGTCCGGACGGCGTGTATCTGATCTCGGAGAAGCTGGGGATTCCCGTGGAGGATATGCTCTATGTGGGTGATACCGATACCGATATGCAGACCGGTAAAAATGCGGGAGCCTTTACGGTCGGTGTGCTGTGGGGATTCCGTGACCGGACGGAACTGGAGGAAAACCATGCGGATGCGATCATAGCCCATCCGCAGGAGCTGCTGAACTATTTATAA
- a CDS encoding glyoxalase: MQFDDAVLQCFLSHQLQLFPQAVAETLAEAEHFLEECMAVVVESPGEVWEYFEETGMDIDGSDEEAILEADEVFAVGDGRYLIVEG; the protein is encoded by the coding sequence ATGCAGTTTGACGATGCGGTGTTACAGTGTTTTTTGTCTCATCAGCTTCAGCTTTTTCCGCAGGCGGTAGCGGAAACACTGGCGGAAGCGGAACATTTTCTCGAGGAATGTATGGCAGTCGTCGTGGAATCACCAGGAGAAGTATGGGAATACTTTGAGGAAACGGGGATGGACATTGATGGCAGCGACGAGGAAGCGATTCTGGAGGCCGATGAAGTATTTGCTGTGGGAGACGGCAGGTATCTGATCGTGGAAGGGTAG
- a CDS encoding Cof-type HAD-IIB family hydrolase, whose translation MEKKIFFTDLDETLLTKEKTMTPATIEAVKKLTDAGHYLAITSGRPLVSVIEARQLLPISDQNLYYIANNGGLIVNAQTKEVVSEIRLTMEETSYVLQASEKAGLHCHTYTDTEIVARRQTPELTAYQKNIHMPSLLTDDITGALEKPPFKCLAITLDDRSKIEALRESLLPWAQGHVNLICSTDRLLEMFPAGAGKGDALVRLAEHLHIPISHTMSAGDQDNDISMLEAAGLGVAMCNGSVGAKAAADVITEKDNNHDGLVPFLESFFGV comes from the coding sequence ATGGAAAAGAAAATATTTTTTACAGATCTGGATGAAACGCTTCTGACAAAGGAAAAAACGATGACACCGGCCACCATCGAAGCCGTGAAAAAACTGACTGACGCAGGTCATTATCTGGCTATCACTTCCGGCAGACCTCTTGTCAGCGTCATTGAGGCAAGACAGCTCCTCCCCATATCTGATCAAAACCTTTACTATATCGCCAACAACGGCGGTCTGATCGTCAATGCCCAGACGAAGGAAGTGGTTTCCGAGATCCGTCTCACTATGGAGGAGACCAGCTATGTACTGCAAGCGAGCGAAAAGGCAGGTCTCCACTGCCATACCTACACTGACACGGAGATTGTCGCCAGAAGACAGACACCGGAGCTGACTGCTTATCAGAAAAATATCCATATGCCGTCTCTGCTCACCGATGACATAACAGGCGCTCTCGAAAAACCTCCCTTCAAATGTCTGGCGATCACACTCGACGACCGCTCAAAGATCGAAGCGCTCCGTGAATCTCTTCTCCCTTGGGCACAGGGACATGTCAACCTGATCTGTTCTACTGACAGATTACTGGAAATGTTTCCGGCAGGCGCCGGGAAAGGAGACGCTCTGGTCCGTCTGGCGGAGCATCTGCATATCCCGATCTCCCACACAATGTCTGCCGGGGATCAGGACAATGACATCTCCATGTTAGAAGCCGCCGGTCTGGGCGTTGCCATGTGCAACGGTTCTGTCGGCGCAAAGGCTGCCGCCGATGTCATTACGGAAAAAGACAACAACCATGACGGTCTTGTTCCTTTTCTGGAATCGTTTTTTGGTGTATGA
- a CDS encoding PHP domain-containing protein, whose translation MIDLHVHSNKSDGTLSPSRLVQYAVEKGLTAFALTDHDTADGLDEAMETAADQPVVVIPGIEFSTSYDKKDVHVLGLYIDYKTPVFLSALAEFVSSREHRNEKMCERLREHTGIDITYETLTAANPGAVITRAHYARYLLEHGCVKSMKEAFDRYIGDNAPCFIPREKVTPLQAVRLVLEAGGIPVLAHPPLYHMSEAVLDGLVRTLVENGLAGIEAFYSTYNAGEQRQMLRLAEKYHLLITGGSDFHGSNKPEIDLGTGRGNLYISDDILNELDRHRHHP comes from the coding sequence ATGATAGATCTGCACGTACATTCCAACAAATCGGACGGCACGCTCTCCCCTTCCCGGCTCGTCCAATACGCAGTCGAGAAGGGGCTGACTGCTTTTGCACTGACCGACCATGACACGGCGGACGGACTCGACGAGGCAATGGAGACCGCTGCAGACCAGCCTGTCGTCGTCATTCCCGGCATTGAGTTCTCCACCTCTTATGATAAGAAAGATGTGCATGTGCTGGGTCTCTATATTGATTATAAAACGCCTGTTTTTTTATCTGCCCTGGCAGAGTTCGTCTCTTCCAGAGAGCACAGAAATGAAAAAATGTGTGAAAGGTTACGGGAACACACCGGGATCGACATTACTTATGAGACATTGACAGCGGCCAATCCCGGCGCTGTCATCACCAGAGCGCACTATGCCCGCTATCTGCTCGAACATGGCTGTGTGAAAAGCATGAAAGAAGCCTTTGACCGCTACATCGGGGATAACGCCCCCTGCTTTATCCCCCGTGAAAAGGTAACGCCCCTGCAGGCCGTACGGCTTGTGCTGGAAGCCGGCGGTATCCCCGTGCTGGCTCACCCGCCGCTCTATCATATGAGCGAAGCGGTTCTTGACGGCCTTGTCCGCACACTTGTGGAGAACGGTCTGGCCGGTATCGAAGCCTTTTACTCCACCTACAACGCCGGGGAGCAGCGACAGATGCTCCGTCTCGCTGAAAAATACCATCTGCTCATCACAGGCGGCTCCGATTTTCACGGCTCCAACAAACCGGAGATTGATCTTGGCACAGGCAGGGGAAATTTATATATATCAGATGATATTTTAAATGAACTCGATCGTCACCGGCACCACCCGTAA
- a CDS encoding ATP-binding cassette domain-containing protein: MISANNVTLRIGKKALFEDVNIKFTEGNCYGLIGANGAGKSTFLKILSGQLETTKGDISMTPGQRLSFLEQDHFKYDEYPAMDVVIMGNPRLYQIMKEKDAIYAKEDFSDEDGIRASELEAEFAEMDGWEAESNAAMLLNGLGIETQYHDSLMKNLNGNEKVKVLLAKALFGNPDILLLDEPTNHLDLDAIAWLEEFLINFNNTVIVVSHDRYFLNKVCTHTADIDYGKIQLYAGNYDFWFESSQLLIRQMKEANKKKEEKIKELQEFISRFSANASKSKQATSRKKALEKIELEEIKPSSRKYPYIDFRPEREIGNEVLSVEGISKTIDGEKILDNISFILGHDDKIAFVGSNELAKTTLFQILMGEMEPDKGTYKWGVTTSQAYFPKDSTEEFNNDLTIVDWLTGYSAIKDVTYVRGFLGRMLFAGEDGVKKVKVLSGGEKVRCLLSKMMISGANCLVLDEPTNHLDMESITALNNGLIKFPGVALFSCHDHQFVQTTANRIMEILPDGKLIDKITTYDEYLENDEMARKRTVYTANKEDDDN; this comes from the coding sequence ATGATAAGCGCAAACAATGTAACATTACGGATCGGAAAAAAAGCCTTATTTGAGGACGTTAATATTAAATTTACCGAAGGCAACTGCTATGGTCTCATCGGCGCCAATGGCGCGGGAAAATCCACTTTCCTGAAAATATTATCCGGACAGCTGGAAACGACCAAAGGTGATATTTCCATGACACCGGGACAGCGTCTGTCCTTTCTCGAACAGGATCACTTCAAATACGATGAATACCCGGCCATGGATGTCGTCATTATGGGCAATCCGCGCCTCTATCAGATTATGAAGGAAAAAGACGCCATCTACGCAAAGGAAGACTTCTCCGATGAGGACGGCATCCGCGCCAGCGAACTGGAGGCAGAATTTGCGGAGATGGACGGCTGGGAGGCAGAGTCCAACGCCGCCATGCTCTTGAACGGCCTCGGTATCGAGACACAGTATCATGACAGCCTGATGAAAAACCTCAACGGTAATGAGAAAGTAAAAGTATTGCTGGCCAAGGCTCTGTTTGGCAATCCGGACATTTTGCTGCTCGACGAGCCGACCAACCATCTCGATCTTGACGCCATCGCCTGGCTCGAAGAGTTTCTGATCAATTTTAACAATACGGTTATCGTCGTATCCCACGACCGTTACTTCTTAAATAAAGTATGTACCCACACTGCCGACATTGACTATGGCAAGATTCAGCTCTATGCCGGAAACTATGACTTCTGGTTTGAGTCTAGCCAGCTCCTGATCCGGCAGATGAAGGAAGCCAACAAGAAAAAGGAAGAAAAGATCAAGGAGCTGCAGGAATTTATTTCCCGATTCTCCGCCAACGCCTCCAAATCAAAGCAGGCCACCTCACGTAAGAAGGCGCTGGAAAAGATCGAGCTGGAGGAAATCAAACCGTCCAGTCGTAAATATCCTTATATTGATTTCCGGCCGGAGCGCGAGATCGGTAACGAAGTACTCTCCGTGGAAGGCATCTCCAAGACGATCGACGGTGAGAAAATACTGGACAACATCTCCTTTATTTTAGGCCATGATGATAAGATCGCCTTCGTCGGCAGCAATGAACTGGCAAAGACAACCTTATTCCAGATTCTTATGGGAGAGATGGAACCGGACAAAGGGACTTACAAATGGGGGGTCACAACCTCTCAGGCATATTTCCCGAAAGACAGCACCGAAGAATTTAATAACGATCTGACGATCGTCGACTGGCTGACCGGATATTCCGCCATCAAAGACGTCACTTATGTCCGCGGTTTTCTCGGGCGTATGCTCTTTGCCGGGGAAGACGGCGTCAAAAAAGTAAAAGTGCTGTCCGGTGGAGAAAAGGTGCGCTGCCTGCTCTCCAAGATGATGATCTCCGGCGCAAACTGTCTCGTCCTCGACGAGCCGACCAACCATCTGGATATGGAGTCGATCACTGCCCTCAATAATGGACTGATCAAGTTCCCGGGCGTCGCTCTCTTCTCCTGTCACGATCATCAGTTCGTCCAGACAACGGCCAACCGCATCATGGAAATCCTGCCGGACGGTAAGCTGATCGACAAGATCACAACTTACGATGAATATCTGGAAAATGACGAGATGGCCAGAAAACGCACCGTATACACGGCCAACAAAGAAGACGACGACAACTAA
- a CDS encoding cytidylate kinase-like family protein, whose protein sequence is MSNQVIVISRQFGSGGRKIGKILSDRLQIPYYDMALIEIASKRSEADYTSLLEVDEKKISRKWYSFPMEVGPGYQMKKVPMNEELFSLQAEIIKDLANQSPCIIIGRGADYILRENARMLSVFIHADMETKLEVVCRHYNLSREDALSLIRKTDKQRSVYYNYYTEYKWGDINNYDISLDRGRIGIDKCVDILETLYQSL, encoded by the coding sequence ATGAGCAATCAGGTGATCGTGATCAGCCGTCAGTTTGGCAGCGGCGGAAGAAAAATAGGAAAGATATTGTCGGACAGACTTCAGATTCCATATTATGATATGGCGTTGATTGAGATCGCTTCCAAGCGCAGCGAGGCGGATTACACGTCTCTTCTGGAGGTGGATGAGAAGAAGATCAGCCGTAAGTGGTATTCCTTCCCGATGGAGGTGGGCCCGGGGTATCAGATGAAGAAAGTTCCCATGAACGAAGAGCTGTTCAGCCTTCAGGCGGAGATCATCAAGGATCTGGCGAACCAGAGTCCCTGTATCATCATCGGCAGAGGGGCGGATTATATTCTCAGAGAAAATGCGAGAATGCTCAGTGTCTTTATCCATGCGGATATGGAGACAAAACTGGAAGTTGTATGCAGGCATTATAATCTTTCCCGGGAAGATGCGCTGTCACTGATCCGCAAGACAGACAAACAGCGCAGTGTTTATTATAATTATTATACGGAATATAAATGGGGCGACATCAATAACTATGACATCTCGTTAGACCGGGGCCGGATCGGCATTGACAAATGTGTGGATATTCTGGAGACGCTCTATCAGTCTCTTTAG
- a CDS encoding GGDEF domain-containing protein gives MGYGALPLEKRLKENIKNYGLDNLYQIVELKKQMLLLQELTGLKILLTDRHGEKMAAVGNFTDFTPDVVGEPGRKLRVANRTVGHVYTKEDAVEAGKEKLAADFLEALVRTWERLGEEVFTNKESAVYIDEIEQQLEKEQYQVKHGEKEDVLTGVLNKTYFEERMKVLDRLETVPVAAVEANINDWKFVNDHYGDEESDRLIRLIAQILKEEAGEEYILGRVDGDVFHIAIPTADEEEAEGYVKRVQSRCDACDDDKLTPSVAVGIMYKSNVEEKLEDVFAEAEYKMFENKYEMKHSVAYQERLHRNLK, from the coding sequence ATGGGATACGGAGCGCTTCCTTTGGAGAAAAGACTGAAGGAAAACATTAAAAATTACGGGCTTGACAATCTATATCAGATCGTGGAACTGAAAAAACAGATGTTATTGCTGCAGGAGCTTACGGGGCTGAAGATTCTTCTGACAGACAGACATGGGGAGAAGATGGCTGCCGTAGGAAATTTTACGGATTTCACACCTGACGTAGTGGGGGAACCCGGCAGAAAACTGCGCGTGGCCAATCGGACGGTGGGACATGTGTATACGAAAGAGGACGCGGTGGAAGCCGGAAAAGAAAAGCTGGCGGCGGACTTTCTGGAAGCACTTGTGCGGACGTGGGAGCGGCTGGGGGAAGAAGTGTTTACGAACAAAGAGAGCGCCGTCTATATTGACGAGATAGAACAGCAGTTGGAGAAGGAGCAATATCAGGTCAAACATGGAGAGAAAGAAGACGTGCTGACCGGAGTGCTGAACAAGACATATTTTGAGGAGCGCATGAAAGTGCTGGATCGTCTGGAGACCGTACCGGTGGCGGCAGTGGAGGCCAATATCAATGACTGGAAATTTGTCAATGATCATTACGGGGACGAGGAAAGTGACAGACTGATCCGTCTGATCGCTCAGATCTTAAAGGAAGAGGCCGGAGAAGAATACATACTGGGCCGTGTGGACGGCGATGTTTTCCATATTGCCATTCCGACTGCCGACGAGGAAGAAGCGGAGGGTTATGTCAAACGGGTGCAGAGCAGATGCGATGCCTGTGACGATGATAAACTGACACCTTCCGTAGCCGTGGGCATCATGTACAAGAGCAACGTGGAAGAAAAGCTGGAGGATGTGTTTGCCGAGGCGGAATATAAAATGTTTGAGAATAAATATGAGATGAAGCATTCGGTAGCTTATCAGGAGCGGTTGCACAGGAACTTGAAATGA
- a CDS encoding penicillin-binding transpeptidase domain-containing protein, whose translation MKRQHCIGKTVCLVITGIFILGGCGRQKQEIPESADKEYAVETEETEQTEETEQTEGTVQAEGTEQDDIVQDDTISEPETVEADWAQYFDGLNGAAVLYDPSAMRYTVYNRELAQTRRSPCSTFKIISSLAALESGAIDPDDSLRIWSGETFWNEDWNHDMEFQEAFRVSCVWYFREIIDEIGQETMQRELDRLQYGNCDSSDWEGRQNTNNSNRALTGFWIESSLLISPQEQTEVMERIFGENSAYSQRTLDALRQVMLTEQEETEITVYGKTGMGKAEGVVVDAWFTGFAERAEGPLYFCVYLGRTDGKTVSSAAAKEIAVRLVADACCGLLPEADQN comes from the coding sequence ATGAAAAGACAACATTGTATTGGGAAGACAGTATGTCTGGTGATCACCGGTATTTTTATTTTGGGAGGCTGCGGCAGACAAAAACAGGAAATCCCGGAGAGCGCGGACAAAGAGTATGCGGTGGAGACAGAGGAAACGGAACAGACAGAAGAGACAGAACAGACAGAAGGGACAGTGCAGGCAGAGGGGACAGAGCAGGACGATATAGTGCAGGATGATACCATTTCGGAGCCGGAGACAGTGGAGGCCGACTGGGCACAGTACTTTGATGGTCTCAATGGCGCCGCGGTTCTCTATGATCCATCGGCTATGCGATATACGGTATACAATCGGGAACTTGCACAGACGAGACGGTCCCCCTGTTCCACATTTAAGATCATCTCTTCGCTGGCGGCCCTGGAGAGCGGGGCGATTGACCCGGACGATTCCCTTCGCATCTGGAGCGGAGAGACATTCTGGAATGAAGACTGGAATCATGATATGGAGTTTCAGGAGGCATTCCGCGTCTCCTGTGTCTGGTATTTCCGGGAAATCATCGACGAGATTGGGCAGGAGACAATGCAGAGAGAGCTGGACAGACTCCAGTATGGCAACTGCGATAGCTCCGACTGGGAAGGGCGGCAGAATACAAATAACAGCAATCGCGCGCTGACCGGGTTCTGGATCGAATCGTCACTGCTGATTTCTCCACAGGAACAGACAGAAGTGATGGAACGCATCTTTGGAGAAAATTCTGCCTATTCGCAGCGGACGTTAGATGCGTTAAGGCAGGTTATGCTGACAGAACAGGAAGAGACAGAAATAACTGTCTATGGTAAGACCGGCATGGGCAAGGCAGAGGGTGTTGTCGTTGACGCATGGTTTACCGGATTCGCGGAGCGAGCGGAGGGTCCTCTCTATTTTTGTGTATATCTCGGGAGAACGGATGGGAAAACGGTATCCAGCGCTGCGGCGAAGGAGATTGCAGTGCGGCTGGTTGCGGACGCCTGCTGCGGCTTGCTTCCGGAGGCTGATCAGAATTAG
- a CDS encoding BlaR1 family beta-lactam sensor/signal transducer, whose protein sequence is MNDFIIRFFLCNLMISAMIGILLAAKHLFRNSLTSRMQYNLWFLPLGLLSVPFLPLPAGHSFRMFSIFSRLRDMTTSHMAPLLTKTQVLQPSGADAWQNDYGMSVGGETLSGLSLLFFVIWITGIAVMALLLARAAIRFHHFRRSALPLQNTAIRRLYHNCLAEMNLAGDIPVYSTAFLKSPVIAGLFRPCIYLPIHLISDRDTKRMRYLLLHELQHYKHKDLLVNHFVNVIHILYWFHPFVWYALREMRNDCEIACDTSVLNMLSQDAYADYGYTLIDFAEKLSLSPFPFASGIGGGITQIRKRIINIASYRPQPLKKKVCGYFVCGLLAVFTLTAAPFLSTRAAASDRYVFQEQGRHITPIDLGDSFGENKGSFVLYDSAQDTWQIYDQERAVTRISPVSTYKIYSALFGLESGIITPEDTLILWDGQHHEYDEWNCDQTLESAMRNSVTWYFQAIDRQSDLSAVHDYIRQIGYGNQTVREDLSSYWTDSSLKISPVEQVELLQRFYYNQFDFSPEHIETVKNAICLGSSDYGTLYGKTGTEERDGENISGWFIGYIEHDGHLYFFAANIQNERLATGPRAAELTLSILSDLGIWD, encoded by the coding sequence ATGAACGATTTTATCATCCGTTTCTTTCTATGCAACTTAATGATCAGCGCTATGATCGGTATTCTCCTGGCGGCAAAACATCTGTTTCGAAACAGTCTTACCAGCCGTATGCAGTATAATCTGTGGTTTCTTCCGCTCGGTCTTCTGAGCGTTCCCTTTCTGCCGCTCCCTGCAGGCCATTCTTTCCGGATGTTTTCCATATTCAGTAGACTGCGCGATATGACAACCTCCCATATGGCCCCCCTGCTCACAAAGACGCAAGTATTGCAGCCCTCCGGCGCTGATGCCTGGCAAAACGACTATGGAATGTCAGTCGGCGGGGAGACGCTTTCCGGTCTCAGTTTATTGTTTTTCGTCATCTGGATCACCGGTATCGCAGTCATGGCGCTGCTTCTGGCGAGAGCTGCCATCCGTTTTCACCATTTCAGGCGATCGGCACTGCCGCTGCAAAATACGGCCATCCGCAGACTGTATCATAATTGTCTGGCTGAAATGAATCTGGCCGGAGACATTCCCGTCTACAGTACGGCATTTTTAAAATCTCCCGTCATCGCAGGACTTTTCAGGCCCTGCATTTACCTGCCGATCCATCTGATCTCCGATCGGGACACGAAGCGTATGCGCTATCTGCTTCTGCATGAACTGCAGCACTATAAACATAAAGATTTACTTGTCAACCATTTCGTCAATGTCATCCACATTCTATACTGGTTTCATCCTTTTGTCTGGTATGCCCTGAGAGAGATGCGAAATGATTGCGAAATTGCCTGTGATACTTCCGTGCTCAATATGCTGTCGCAGGACGCCTATGCAGATTATGGATATACTTTGATTGATTTTGCTGAGAAACTGTCGCTTTCCCCCTTTCCCTTTGCCTCCGGCATCGGTGGAGGCATAACACAGATAAGGAAAAGAATCATAAACATTGCCAGTTATCGACCGCAGCCATTAAAAAAGAAAGTGTGCGGCTATTTTGTATGCGGACTTCTCGCCGTCTTCACGCTGACCGCTGCTCCCTTTCTCTCTACCCGGGCCGCGGCCAGCGACCGTTATGTCTTCCAGGAGCAGGGCAGACATATTACCCCGATTGATCTTGGCGACTCCTTTGGCGAAAATAAAGGCAGCTTTGTCCTCTATGACAGTGCCCAGGACACCTGGCAGATCTATGATCAGGAGCGTGCGGTGACGCGCATCTCCCCGGTCTCCACTTACAAAATATACAGCGCCCTGTTCGGTCTCGAATCAGGAATCATCACGCCGGAAGATACGCTCATACTATGGGACGGACAACACCACGAATACGACGAGTGGAATTGTGACCAGACGCTGGAGTCCGCCATGCGAAACTCCGTGACATGGTATTTCCAGGCGATCGACCGGCAGTCGGATCTGTCTGCCGTACATGATTATATCCGGCAGATCGGATATGGCAATCAGACGGTCAGGGAAGACCTCTCCTCCTATTGGACAGACTCTTCTCTGAAGATCTCTCCCGTCGAGCAGGTCGAACTGCTGCAGAGATTTTACTATAATCAGTTTGATTTCTCACCCGAACATATTGAGACTGTGAAAAATGCCATTTGTCTCGGTTCCTCCGACTATGGTACGCTCTATGGAAAAACCGGGACGGAAGAAAGGGACGGAGAAAATATTTCCGGCTGGTTTATCGGCTATATCGAACATGACGGGCATCTGTATTTTTTTGCAGCCAATATCCAGAATGAACGGCTGGCAACCGGCCCCCGGGCGGCAGAACTGACCCTTTCGATTCTCTCTGATCTGGGGATCTGGGACTAA
- the groES gene encoding co-chaperone GroES, with translation MKLVPLGDRVVLKQLVAEETTKSGIVLPGQSKEKPQQAEVIAVGPGGVVDGKEVKMEVKVGDQVIFSKYAGTEVKLDEEEYIIVRQNDILAVIA, from the coding sequence ATGAAATTAGTACCATTGGGTGACAGAGTTGTATTAAAACAGTTAGTTGCAGAGGAAACAACCAAATCCGGAATCGTTCTTCCGGGGCAGAGCAAAGAGAAACCACAGCAGGCAGAAGTGATCGCGGTCGGGCCGGGCGGTGTCGTGGACGGCAAGGAAGTAAAGATGGAAGTGAAAGTCGGAGATCAGGTTATCTTCTCCAAATATGCAGGCACAGAAGTGAAACTGGACGAAGAAGAATATATCATCGTCAGACAGAACGATATTTTAGCAGTGATTGCGTAA